The window AAAGCTTTTGGAATCCGAGAGGCAAATATAATTAGTTCCATGGCATCTTCCACAAAATGCTCCGGCATTGAGGCAAATTCCTTTGGGCAAGTTGATGGAAGAGGCATTTTAAATCCACCAACCAGGCTAACCAACCAAACCAACATCAACCGGTAGAAAGAAAGTGCACGCTGAATAAGTGCTCCAtccttaaaaaaagaaggagaagtaAGATCAGCAGAATAAAAGGAATAGCAAGCTATTTAAATTTACAAATTCAATTGGTATGTTCTACATCTTCAAAGGATGAACATGCCATTAAAAATAGAATAGAGAGAAGCGCGGGTTAGGGATAGAGGAAAGGGAGTTTTCCAAATTAGAATGATTAAGTTCGACATGACCCCTGACAAAGACATGACCCCTgacccaagaaaataaaagaacaccCAACTGTCAGAATCATCTTCCAAAAGTGACGTGATCAAAACTTTAGATCTCAAACCCCTGTCACCTCACAGGAGAACAAAACTAAACACAAACTTTTAATGTTCAAGACTAGCTTCCAGGATGTCAAGTGCAGAGAGAAGAGGTCCGGTACCCTTAATATTTGAGCTTCATAACAAAGCTTTTCCTGTGAATATAACTCTATATCTTTCTCAAGACGGTCAATATCCTGCTGCAGCTGCTGAGACGGTGTCTGCTCCTGCAAGGCTTTAAAAGTGGAGAGCATATCTTCGCATCTAGAAATTTCCTGACATGATgtttattcataaaattaacttaaaaggcAGATAAATGTTTTCATTTGTCAATCCAGGACGTGGTAACAGATTTATAAATCCTAGTCCAGATATAAAGCATGTATGCATTACCTGAACTAGATGCTTAAAGTCAGACAATGCTTTTAACAGACCCAAGTTGAGCACCCTTGCAGTCATAAAGAAGCACTCACAAATAAATGAGTATTTAGACTTTTCACCACTTCTACCAGAACTGGTGGCTTCTTGAGATTGTACCAAGCGATTTTCAACATCATTAGATTGTGCAGAGATATCAGTTTTTCCAGGAGTATTAAGCCATTGAGTGATTTCTTCTGATGATGCAAGCAGAGCTGTCAACCCTCTAActtaagaagaaaacaaataattaggGACACCAGGAAAACCAataatgtgataaaaaaaatatatacaataagCAGTTCATCACCTTAGATCCAAACGGTTATTGTGAAACACGTAATTTGGAtcaattttgttcctttttGACAAATTTGCATCTAAAAAAGGTTCAGATAGCTTAAGCATGACAGCACTTAGATTGATAAACATGCCCGAACTTGCACAAGATAAAGGATCGACCTGTGACAGTTACATGATACCATGTTAAgctacaaaaacaaatcaagtaaCCTGAAAATCATTCACtcaggaaagaaaaaactatcaTGCAAATTCCAGTTTAGCAAAAAGATATCAAGCTGTTCCTTCTCtgaagaaattaaacaaaataaataacccaCATGTTGATTCATATGCCATGTATTAATCAAGATAAAGCTTTTGACAAATCATATACACTATAACTACAGTTCAATAAGTTCCATGAACAGGAGAAATCTACCTGTATGTGAGCTCTTGTCGCATTTCTATTGATCACCTCAGCAAGATACTGAAGCACGCTCTCACGAGTATCACCATTTTTAAGAAGAGCAAGAAGCACTTCTGCTAATCCATCATATAAATTATTCACAAGAGTCTTAATTGTAGTAAATGAAGATAACAAATCAGCAGGTCGACGATTTGTTGCATCAGAGAAACACTGCTGCCTGGcattttaacaaacaaataaacaacaCATAAATAGCACAAACacgagaagaaagaaaaaaaccaataaataaaCAATCACACGCTCTCACCCAACATCCGGCTCGctcttaaaaatagtattatcaGGCCATGcactaatatgaaaaaaaggacCCAAAATACTTGTCATTTCAATAACTCTCCCATTTACATATGCCCCTGTCGGAATCCACCACTTATGACTAACAAGTGATTTAGCACCGACATTAAAACTaaccaaaaacaataaagcCCTTAATGGTTGTTGAAAATTCCCTAAAACAGAAACCTTCAAAACAATTCCCCTCAAATCCTCATATAAACCCTTCAAAATCGGATCCAAGCTATCAAAATCCCCTTCTCTAAAAAACTCCTCTAAAAACCCCGGCGGCGGTGGCTGAATTCCGCCACTATTAAACCCATCAACCATCGCAAAAATCAAGGGCAGAACCGGAGAAACATTGGAATTCCCGCTCTTTCTAACAACACTCGAATCACCCCCAAACAAGTCAGGATTCCCTAAATGAATCCTGCAATACGAAACCGACAACTTCTTGACTTGCTTGATCGACAATTCCAGCTCTGATTTCACATTTTTGTCCTTCATATTGGCGATTTTCTTCAACTCATCAACAGCACGACGGTAGCAGCCTAAGAGGTAATTGAAAGGAGGTTCCGCGTTAGGGCTTTGAACAGACAATCGATCGATCAAGACACGTTCGATTAAGTCGCGAGTGAGTTTCAAGTCTTTTCCTTCACTGAGAATCTCAGCTGCTGTCATTTCTAAGTAGAAAATTCGAGGATCAGAGGAGTCGGCGAGGGAGACTGAGAGGATTCTGCGGAGGATAATGTCCTCGATTTCTTGGAGAGATCTCTGAGGTTTATTTGAGGTCGTTGCCATGGTGGATCAAGaagattcttatttatttatttatttttctcggtAAACAGAGACGGAAAGCGAGAGAGAGTTGGGGTTTCGGCTTTAGACGAGAAGCATTAGTTTGGTTGGGAGTACAAGGAAGGAGACGCGGAAGAGTGTTTGGTCTCTGTTCTGTGTTGTAGAAGAAAgtgaacacttttttctttatatatatgtaataaGGGTTggagaacggtgtcgtttttgTCAGGTTGAAGAGGTTTGTGTTTGCCTGGAATTCAACGAGGGGGTTGGAGCTGGACATCCATTTattgtacaaaaaaaattataaatagaagctaaaataattaaaatttaaattgaaaaaatttagtttaagatgaaaatgaatcaaaataatttatattttatttttgaataaaatttttgtaactaatttttctttgtatttatctatagaattatcaagaaaatattttattttaaaaaaatcaattacaactAATAGATTTTGTGCTTGGAGTATATTAACAGCCTTccattttgtaaaaataattcaatttcaattttaattttaattatttttttaaataaaaaacttaaaaaagagaTAGATTCTTAGCAGGTAATTGAATCTTTATCAACTACATAAGTTAAAAAATGAGATAGATTCTTAGTAGGTAATTGAATCTTTATCAACTAcataagttaaaaaatcatttctagaaaaagtttattttctttgtttatcaactctattaattaacatattcacaagaattattttttttaatagataaatatattcaaaaaattctattttttttttcaataataatattgtaaTCTAGCACATCACTTTTTAAATCTAGAAATCTATATCCAACAATATTTTCAGTATaaccaataaatatataatcaaaagtttttcaacttatttatttctctttatttaggtaacatattcttttttttttaatttcatcatttaatatttaatttttttttataattggactttgtgatttttttaaattgggtgCTTCAAGTTTAATTACTCGaaccatgaatttttttaaaaataatacattaaaaaaacttcttttttttttatttttaattgggttATTCTTATTATGTAATTTTAGACAACGAGTTTGATAGGATTTCAATACTTAgctctaattagtttttttatatatttattattaacaactttttatatattttttttactcatttgCAGTAcatgaacattattttttgttcaaaaacttATCCAGCCCCACAATGAAACACAAAGTTAGTTAaggttatgtttatttttacattttacaagtatttttaaaaaaaattatttttttattttaaattaatattttttgatatttttttgattattttgatgtattaatattaaaaataattttttaaaaataaaaaataatattttaatatatttttaaataaaaattactttgaaaaataattatttttaatattaataattataaaaatattattattaataaaattattttaaaatattattataaaaatatataaaaatattattttttatttaaaattatatttaaatttatttttaatattaataatttaaaaatatataaaaaaattaatttatatataattttttttttaactttttaaaaagagCTTTGAAAACGAAACAGCTCTTCACTTCCTAGAATTTCAATC of the Populus nigra chromosome 7, ddPopNigr1.1, whole genome shotgun sequence genome contains:
- the LOC133698711 gene encoding probable ubiquitin conjugation factor E4, coding for MATTSNKPQRSLQEIEDIILRRILSVSLADSSDPRIFYLEMTAAEILSEGKDLKLTRDLIERVLIDRLSVQSPNAEPPFNYLLGCYRRAVDELKKIANMKDKNVKSELELSIKQVKKLSVSYCRIHLGNPDLFGGDSSVVRKSGNSNVSPVLPLIFAMVDGFNSGGIQPPPPGFLEEFFREGDFDSLDPILKGLYEDLRGIVLKVSVLGNFQQPLRALLFLVSFNVGAKSLVSHKWWIPTGAYVNGRVIEMTSILGPFFHISAWPDNTIFKSEPDVGQQCFSDATNRRPADLLSSFTTIKTLVNNLYDGLAEVLLALLKNGDTRESVLQYLAEVINRNATRAHIQVDPLSCASSGMFINLSAVMLKLSEPFLDANLSKRNKIDPNYVFHNNRLDLRGLTALLASSEEITQWLNTPGKTDISAQSNDVENRLVQSQEATSSGRSGEKSKYSFICECFFMTARVLNLGLLKALSDFKHLVQEISRCEDMLSTFKALQEQTPSQQLQQDIDRLEKDIELYSQEKLCYEAQILRDGALIQRALSFYRLMLVWLVSLVGGFKMPLPSTCPKEFASMPEHFVEDAMELIIFASRIPKALDGVLLDDFMNFIIMFMASPTYIRNPYLRAKMVEVLNCWMPRRSGSSATASLFEGHQLSLEYLVRNLLKLYVDIELTGSHTQFYDKFNIRHNIAELLEYLWQVPSHRDIWRKIAKEEEKGVYLNFLNFLINDSIYLLDESLSKILELKGLEAEMSNTTEWERRPAQERQERTRLFHSQENIIRIDMKLANEDLSMLAFTSKQITAPFLLPEMVDRVANMLNYFLLQLVGPQRKSLTLKDPEKYEFRPKQLLEQIVCIYVHLARGDNENIFPAAISKDGRSYNEQLFTAAVDVLRRIGEDGRVIQEFIELGAKARVAASEAMDAEAALGEIPDEFLDPIQCTLMKDPVILPSSRITVDRPVIQRHLLSDNTDPFNRSHLTVDMLIPNTELKARIKEFVRSQELKRHGEDFSLQRAKDTIQTTTEEMLID